The Neisseria sicca genome includes a window with the following:
- a CDS encoding 2-isopropylmalate synthase, translating into MQLDIDRLVAYFGGVNALAEALKQHDPENAATTAAIYKWRTRGSLPLAQLQKLTALAEAQGRPLDLNAFLQKNESLERTEMTQTNRVIIFDTTMRDGEQSPGASMTKEEKIRIARQLEKMGVDVIEAGFAAASPGDFESVNAIAKIITKSTVCSLARAVENDVRKAGEAVSPAPKKRIHTFIATSPIHMEHKLKMKPQQVIDAAVKAVKIAKEYTDDVEFSAEDAVRSDLDFLAKIFTAVIEAGATTINIPDTVGYSIPSVWYERISNIIKSVPNGDKVVWSTHCHNDLGMAVANSLAAVQAGVRQVECTINGLGERAGNASLEEIVMALKVRHDLFGLETGIDTTQIVPVSKLVSTITGYPIQPNKAVVGANAFAHESGIHQDGVLKHPETYEIMTAESVGWSTNRLTLGKLSGRSAFRSKLADLGIELESEEALNAAFARFKELADKKREIFDEDLHALVSDEMGSMNAESYKFISQKISTETGEEPRADIVFSIKGEEKRASASGSGPVDAIFKAIESVAQSGATLQIYSVNAVTQGTESQGETSVRLARGNRVVNGQGADTDVLVATSKAYLSALSKLEFGAAKPKAQGSGTI; encoded by the coding sequence ATGCAATTAGACATTGACCGCTTAGTTGCTTATTTCGGCGGCGTGAATGCACTTGCCGAAGCGTTGAAACAGCACGATCCCGAAAATGCCGCAACAACCGCTGCCATCTATAAATGGCGCACGCGCGGATCGCTGCCTTTGGCGCAACTGCAAAAGCTGACCGCGCTGGCGGAAGCGCAAGGCAGACCGCTGGATTTAAATGCTTTTTTACAAAAAAACGAATCTCTGGAGAGAACAGAAATGACACAGACCAACCGCGTAATTATTTTCGACACCACCATGCGTGACGGCGAGCAGTCGCCCGGTGCATCCATGACCAAAGAGGAGAAAATCCGCATTGCCCGCCAGTTGGAGAAAATGGGCGTGGATGTGATTGAGGCGGGTTTTGCCGCCGCCAGTCCGGGCGATTTCGAATCGGTCAATGCGATTGCCAAAATCATCACCAAATCCACAGTCTGCTCGTTGGCGCGTGCCGTTGAAAACGATGTGCGTAAGGCAGGCGAAGCCGTTTCCCCCGCGCCGAAAAAACGCATCCATACCTTCATCGCCACCAGTCCCATCCACATGGAGCACAAACTGAAAATGAAGCCGCAGCAGGTCATCGATGCGGCGGTCAAAGCGGTGAAAATCGCCAAAGAATACACCGACGATGTGGAATTTTCCGCCGAAGACGCCGTGCGTTCGGATTTGGACTTCCTCGCCAAAATCTTTACGGCGGTTATCGAAGCGGGCGCGACCACCATCAATATTCCCGATACTGTCGGCTACTCCATCCCTTCCGTGTGGTACGAGCGTATCAGCAACATCATCAAAAGCGTACCCAACGGCGACAAAGTAGTCTGGTCGACCCACTGCCACAACGACTTGGGTATGGCGGTTGCCAACTCGCTGGCCGCTGTTCAGGCAGGCGTGCGCCAGGTGGAATGCACCATCAACGGCTTGGGCGAACGCGCGGGCAATGCCAGCCTTGAAGAAATCGTGATGGCGTTGAAAGTGCGCCATGACCTTTTCGGCTTGGAAACCGGCATCGACACCACACAAATCGTGCCGGTATCCAAACTGGTGTCCACCATTACCGGCTATCCGATTCAGCCCAACAAAGCGGTGGTCGGCGCAAACGCCTTTGCACACGAATCAGGCATCCATCAGGACGGCGTGTTGAAACACCCCGAAACCTATGAAATCATGACTGCCGAATCGGTCGGCTGGTCAACCAACCGCCTGACCTTGGGCAAATTGTCCGGCCGCAGCGCGTTCCGCAGCAAACTGGCGGATTTGGGCATCGAGTTGGAAAGCGAAGAGGCGCTGAACGCCGCATTTGCCCGCTTCAAAGAACTTGCCGACAAAAAACGTGAAATCTTCGATGAAGACCTGCACGCGTTGGTGTCCGACGAAATGGGCAGCATGAACGCCGAAAGCTACAAATTCATCTCCCAAAAAATCAGCACCGAAACCGGCGAAGAGCCGCGCGCCGACATCGTGTTCAGCATCAAAGGCGAAGAAAAACGCGCTTCGGCCAGCGGCTCCGGCCCTGTAGACGCGATTTTCAAAGCGATTGAGAGCGTGGCGCAAAGCGGCGCGACTTTACAGATTTATTCCGTCAACGCCGTAACGCAAGGCACGGAAAGCCAAGGCGAAACCAGTGTGCGGCTGGCACGCGGCAACCGTGTCGTCAACGGACAAGGCGCGGATACCGACGTTTTGGTCGCCACTTCCAAAGCCTACCTCTCCGCCTTGAGCAAACTGGAATTCGGTGCCGCCAAACCGAAAGCGCAAGGCAGCGGTACGATTTGA
- a CDS encoding helix-turn-helix domain-containing protein, whose translation MSKYTLHFKYQAVLHYLHIRSQQRTADHYGISRTHLRRWIRAYQEGGIGALEHPQSKTMTDHRKNPFIADKPDQEKTQAELIEELCYMRAKVAYLKELKALSQKQTAKDKAKPSKH comes from the coding sequence ATGAGCAAATATACATTACACTTCAAATACCAAGCCGTACTCCACTACCTGCACATACGCAGCCAACAGCGTACCGCAGACCATTACGGCATCTCACGAACCCACCTGCGGCGATGGATACGCGCCTATCAGGAAGGCGGCATCGGCGCACTCGAACATCCCCAATCCAAAACCATGACCGACCACCGCAAAAACCCCTTCATCGCCGACAAACCCGACCAAGAAAAAACACAGGCAGAGCTTATCGAAGAGTTGTGCTATATGCGCGCAAAGGTCGCCTACCTAAAGGAGTTGAAAGCCCTCAGCCAAAAGCAGACCGCAAAGGACAAAGCCAAACCGTCCAAGCACTGA
- a CDS encoding IS3 family transposase, translating to MLYARKGRLPKGVESPQPKADRKGQSQTVQALRAQHPLKYLLHIANLPKSSFYYHHQDRPDPDAADKALIAEIYERHKGRYGQRRIAAALDWNRKKAARLMKQLGLKALIRAKKPTAIPPWAKYRNTSSNAGSKPESPTKNG from the coding sequence GTGCTATATGCGCGCAAAGGTCGCCTACCTAAAGGAGTTGAAAGCCCTCAGCCAAAAGCAGACCGCAAAGGACAAAGCCAAACCGTCCAAGCACTGAGGGCGCAACACCCGCTCAAATACCTGCTGCACATCGCAAACCTGCCCAAAAGCAGCTTTTACTACCATCACCAAGACCGGCCCGACCCCGATGCAGCCGACAAAGCCCTTATCGCCGAAATCTACGAACGGCATAAAGGACGCTACGGGCAAAGGCGCATTGCCGCAGCATTGGATTGGAACCGCAAAAAAGCAGCGAGGTTGATGAAGCAGTTGGGGCTGAAAGCCCTTATACGGGCGAAAAAGCCTACCGCCATCCCGCCATGGGCGAAATATCGGAACACCTCCTCAAACGCCGGTTCAAAGCCCGAAAGCCCAACGAAAAATGGCTGA
- a CDS encoding IS3 family transposase: MGEISEHLLKRRFKARKPNEKWLTDVTELKGSDGKLYLSPILDLFNREIVAYAMSRNANSEMVKEMLEKAAPRLTDKGTMLHSDQGVLYRTAGYRELLAEHSMVQSMSRKANCWDNAPMESFFAVLKFAVLKTECFYRAGELTVDELMKQIDDYMDYYNRERCSLKLKKLSPVAYRTQLTQSA, from the coding sequence ATGGGCGAAATATCGGAACACCTCCTCAAACGCCGGTTCAAAGCCCGAAAGCCCAACGAAAAATGGCTGACCGACGTGACCGAACTCAAAGGGAGCGACGGCAAACTGTACCTCTCGCCAATCTTGGACTTGTTCAACCGCGAAATCGTCGCCTACGCCATGAGCCGCAATGCTAACAGTGAAATGGTGAAGGAAATGCTCGAAAAAGCCGCACCCCGTCTGACTGATAAGGGAACGATGCTGCATTCCGACCAAGGTGTGCTGTACCGTACGGCGGGGTATAGGGAATTGCTTGCGGAGCATTCCATGGTGCAAAGCATGTCGCGAAAGGCGAACTGTTGGGACAATGCACCGATGGAAAGCTTCTTTGCGGTGCTGAAGTTTGCGGTGCTGAAGACGGAGTGTTTCTACCGTGCAGGAGAATTGACGGTGGACGAATTGATGAAACAGATAGATGATTATATGGATTACTACAACCGGGAGCGTTGCAGTTTGAAATTGAAAAAGCTGAGTCCTGTCGCATACAGAACCCAGCTTACACAGAGCGCCTGA